From Salvia splendens isolate huo1 chromosome 3, SspV2, whole genome shotgun sequence, a single genomic window includes:
- the LOC121794478 gene encoding hydroxyacylglutathione hydrolase cytoplasmic-like produces the protein MQILHIPCLEDNYSYMIIDEATKEAAVVDPVEPHKILRVAQENGVDLKLVLTTHHHWDHAGGNEKMKQLVPDIKIFGGSLDNVQACTNKLENGDKLSLGADINILSLHTPCHTKGHISYYVTGKEGDDPAVFTGDTLFIAGCGKFFEGTAEQMYQSLCTTLGSLPKPTRVYCGHEYTKKNLQFASTVEPDNVSISQKLAWADQKRKTGLPTVPSTIEEEFETNPFMRVDLPEIQEKVGCKSAVEALRKIRELKDEWRG, from the exons ATGCAGATCCTTCACATCCCATGCTTGGAAGATAACTACTCTTACAT GATTATCGATGAGGCGACGAAAGAAGCAGCGGTGGTAGACCCAGTGGAGCCTCACAAGATTCTACGAGTAGCTCAGGAAAACGGTGTTGACCTCAAGCTTGTCCTCACCACCCATCATCACTG GGATCATGCTGGTGGCAATGAGAAAATGAAGCAGTTGGTGCCTGATATCAAAATATTTGGGGGTTCCCTTGATAATGTGCAGGCATGCACTAACAAACTTGAAAACGGTGATAAGTTATCTCTTGGGGCTGACATCAATATATTGTCTCTCCATACACCATG CCACACCAAGGGTCATATAAGTTACTATGTAACGGGAAAAGAAGGAGACGACCCTGCTGTTTTTACTGGCGATACCTTG TTCATTGCTGGCTGTGGAAAGTTTTTTGAAGGCACAGCTGAGCAGATGTATCAGTCATTGTGTACTACCCTTGGTTCTTTGCCGAAGCCAACTCGAGTATATTGTGGTCATGAG TATACAAAGAAGAACTTGCAGTTTGCCTCGACTGTGGAGCCAGATAATGTAAGCATATCACAGAAATTAGCATGGGCTGATCAGAAGAGAAAGACAGGTCTTCCAACTGTACCCTCAACCATCGAGGAAGAATTCGAGACCAATCCATTCATGCGTGTTGATCTGCCGGAGATTCAG GAGAAAGTTGGGTGCAAGTCAGCTGTTGAAGCACTGCGGAAGATACGAGAGCTTAAAGATgagtggagaggatga
- the LOC121794477 gene encoding quinone oxidoreductase-like protein 2 homolog, whose translation MEALVCRKLGDPTVPAEGSDDSALTLSRAHPIPQLKSPTSVRVRVKATSLNFANYLQIQGKYQEKPPLPFIPGSDYSGTVDSVGEAVSNFKIGDPVCSFAALGSFAQFIVADQSELFLVPKGCDLVAVGAFPVAYSTSHVALVHRAQLHAGQVLMVLGAAGGVGVSAVQIGKVRGAIVIAVARGSEKVRFLKSLGVDHVVDISKEDMSQSVKGFLKARKLRGVDVLYDPVGGKLTKESLKLLSWGAQILIIGFASGEVPIVPANIALVKNWTVHGLYWGSHRIHQPRVLEDSVKELLSWLADGLLTVKISHTYSLHQANLAFGALKNREAIGKVLIVFDEPTSKL comes from the exons ATGGAAGCTTTGGTGTGCAGAAAACTCGGTGACCCGACAGTGCCGGCGGAGGGGAGTGATGATTCAGCCCTGACCCTCTCAAGGGCTCACCCGATTCCCCAACTGAAATCACCGACATCGGTGCGAGTCCGAGTCAAAGCAACCAGCTTGAACTTCGCCAATTACCTCCAAATCCAGGGCAAGTACCAAGAGAAACCGCCCTTGCCCTTTATCCCCGGCTCTGATTACTCCGGCACCGTCGATTCCGTCGGAGAAGCTGTCTCTAACTTCAAAATCGGGGATCCCGTTTGCTCCTTTGCCGCCCTCGGATCATTCGCCCAATTCATCGTCGCCGATCAATCTGAGCT ATTTTTGGTGCCAAAAGGGTGTGACTTGGTTGCCGTTGGTGCATTTCCGGTTGCGTATAGTACATCTCATGTGGCACTTGTTCATAGAGCACAACTACATGCTGGTCAG GTATTGATGGTTCTTGGTGCAGCTGGAGGAGTCGGTGTTTCTGCGGTACAAATTGGCAAGGTCCGTGGCGCCATTGTTATAGCTGTTGCTAG GGGGAGTGAGAAGGTGCGATTCCTCAAGTCATTGGGTGTCGATCATGTTGTTGATATAAGCAAAGAGGATATGAGTCAGAGTGTGAAGGGATTTCTTAAGGCTAGAAAGCTTAGAGGGGTGGATGTTCTGTACGATCCAGTCGGAGGGAAGCTGACAAAGGAGTCGTTGAAGCTGTTGAGCTGGGGAGCACAAATCCTGATCATAGGGTTTGCAAGTGGGGAAGTGCCAATAGTCCCAGCAAACATTGCTCTTGTTAAG AACTGGACAGTTCATGGACTTTACTGGGGGAGCCATAGGATACACCAACCGCGTGTTCTGGAAGATTCGGTCAAGGAATTGCTATCCTGGCTGGCTGATGGCTTACTCACTGTTAAAATATCACATACTTATAGCCTCCATCAAGCAAATCTTGCATTTGGTGCCCTCAAGAATAGAGAAGCTATTGGCAAGGTTTTGATTGTGTTTGATGAGCCCACCTCCAAGTTGTAA
- the LOC121794479 gene encoding gluconokinase isoform X2 — protein MASNKGIAIVIMGVSGAGKSTIGAMLAQVMNARFLDADDYHPQSNKGIPLTDEDRFPWLETLRDALRVSLVNGETVVLGCSALQKHYRQILRCADPNYVPAAASCAVSFVLLSVDAEVLAARLEKRAAHFMPAKLLQSQLDLLQIDESEGILKVDASLHPHQTLKAIQALISSSLPHLYPNHQS, from the exons ATGGCATCTAATAAAG GCATTGCTATAGTGATTATGGGAGTGAGTGGTGCTGGAAAATC AACTATTGGGGCTATGCTGGCACAAGTTATGAATGCTCGTTTTCTTGATGCCGATGACTACCACCCGCAGTCAAACAAAG GGATCCCTCTTACAGATGAAGATCGCTTCCCTTGGCTTGAAACTTTACGTGATGCCTTAAGGGTGAGCTTGGTGAATGGGGAAACCGTCGTTCTTGGATGCTCTGCTCTGCAGAAGCATTACAGGCAAATTCTACGATGCGCAGATCCCAACTATGTACCAGCTGCAGCTTCTTGTGCTGTCAGCTTTGTACTTTTGAGCGTGGATGCAGAGGTTCTTGCTGCTCGATTGGAGAAACGAGCAGCACATTTCATGCCGGCCAAGCTCTTGCAATCTCAACTGGATTTGCTGCAGATAGATGAATCAGAAGGGATACTCAAAGTTGACGCTTCACTTCATCCTCACCAAACTTTGAAAGCCATACAAGCTTTAATTTCCTCAAGCCTGCCTCACTTGTATCCTAATCATCAATCTTAA
- the LOC121794479 gene encoding gluconokinase isoform X1 has translation MASNKGIAIVIMGVSGAGKSTIGAMLAQVMNARFLDADDYHPQSNKDKMKAGIPLTDEDRFPWLETLRDALRVSLVNGETVVLGCSALQKHYRQILRCADPNYVPAAASCAVSFVLLSVDAEVLAARLEKRAAHFMPAKLLQSQLDLLQIDESEGILKVDASLHPHQTLKAIQALISSSLPHLYPNHQS, from the exons ATGGCATCTAATAAAG GCATTGCTATAGTGATTATGGGAGTGAGTGGTGCTGGAAAATC AACTATTGGGGCTATGCTGGCACAAGTTATGAATGCTCGTTTTCTTGATGCCGATGACTACCACCCGCAGTCAAACAAAG ACAAGATGAAGGCAGGGATCCCTCTTACAGATGAAGATCGCTTCCCTTGGCTTGAAACTTTACGTGATGCCTTAAGGGTGAGCTTGGTGAATGGGGAAACCGTCGTTCTTGGATGCTCTGCTCTGCAGAAGCATTACAGGCAAATTCTACGATGCGCAGATCCCAACTATGTACCAGCTGCAGCTTCTTGTGCTGTCAGCTTTGTACTTTTGAGCGTGGATGCAGAGGTTCTTGCTGCTCGATTGGAGAAACGAGCAGCACATTTCATGCCGGCCAAGCTCTTGCAATCTCAACTGGATTTGCTGCAGATAGATGAATCAGAAGGGATACTCAAAGTTGACGCTTCACTTCATCCTCACCAAACTTTGAAAGCCATACAAGCTTTAATTTCCTCAAGCCTGCCTCACTTGTATCCTAATCATCAATCTTAA
- the LOC121794476 gene encoding eukaryotic translation initiation factor 3 subunit A-like encodes MATFARPENALKRAEELINVGQKQEALETLHSFITSRRYRAWTKTHEKIMFKYVELCVDMRRGRHAKDGLIQYRGICQQVNITSLEEVIKHFMQLATEKAELARNQAQALEEALDVEDLEADKRPEDLLLSYVSGEKGKDRSDRELVTPWFKFLWETYRSVLEILRNNSRLEALYAMTAHRAFQFCKQYKRTTEFRRLCEMIRNHLANLNKYRDQRDRPDLTLPESLQLYLDTRFEQLKVATELELWQEAFRSIEDIFGLMCMVKKTPKSSLMVVYYSKLSEIFWMSSNHLYHAYAWLKLFSLQKSFNKNLNHKDLQMIASSAVLAALSVPLYDRSYGASHLELGNEKERNFRVANLIAFDVESKPENREVLSRSSLLLDLVAKGVMNCVTQEVKDLYHILEHEFHPLHLALQVQPLLTKISKVGGKLASASSVPEVHLSQYVPSLEKLAALRLLQRISKVYQTMTIDNLSKIIPFFDFPMVEKISVDAVKNNFLSMKVNYSKGAIFFGNKSLESEGLQDHLSTLAESLSKSRVMIYPTGKGIPKLGESLSDLVEVVEKEHKRLLARKSIIEKRKEEQERQLLEMEREEEAKKLKIQKITEEAEQKRLAIEFEQMKNQRIRREIEERELEEAQALLQEAEKRGKKKGKKPVLEGEKLTKQSLMELAVSEQLREKQEMEKRLQKHGKTMDYLERAKREEAAPLIEATFQKRLEDEKVHHELEQQREVELSRQRHAGDLEEKRRLSRILENKNIFQERLLNCRKAERDRLRQEREETISNIIQSRKEEREAKRKFIYFLRTEEERQKRLREEEDARKLEEMERRKKEEAERKAKLDEIAEKQRQRERELEEKERQRREEILGRSAVAVLPKTDLSSAHPVETPPTAVPAAAAAAPTPGPAKFVPSFRRAPAEVGQALPPATDKWSSGSRTEPPAGDRWRDDRRPAASGGSRTWQSTREEIRR; translated from the exons ATGGCTACTTTCGCCAGACCCGAGAATGCCTTAAAGCGAGCTGAAG AGTTGATCAATGTGGGACAGAAGCAAGAAGCACTTGAAACTCTTCATAGTTTTATTACCTCGAGGAGGTATAGAGCCTGGACAAAAACACATGAAAAAATAATGTTCAAGTATGTGGAGCTGTGTGTTGACATGAGGAGGGGAAGACATGCCAAGGATGGACTTATCCAATATCGCGGTATCTGCCAACAGGTCAACATAACTTCGTTGGAGGAAGTGATAAAGCATTTCATGCAGTTGGCCACTGAGAAAGCTGAGCTTGCACGTAATCAAGCACAGGCCTTGGAAGAGGCTCTGGATGTAGAAGACTTAGAAGCTGATAAAAGGCCTGAAGATCTGCTTCTAAGCTATGTAAGCGGGGAAAAAGGTAAAGATAGATCCGACCGTGAGCTTGTTACTCCCTGGTTCAAATTCTTGTGGGAGACCTATAGAAGTGTTCTTGAAATTCTCCGCAACAACTCAAGATTGGAAGCCCTTTATGCT aTGACTGCACATCGCGCCTTTCAATTTTGCAAACAATACAAACGAACTACTGAGTTTCGAAGATTATGTGAAATGATCAGGAATCACCTCGCTAACCTTAACAAATACAGGGACCAGAGAGATAGACCTGATCTTACTCTACCTGAGAGTTTGCAGTTGTATCTGGACACCAGATTTGAGCAACTGAAAGTCGCTACCGAGCTCGAGCTTTGGCAG GAGGCGTTTCGTTCTATTGAGGATATATTTGGATTGATGTGCATGGTTAAAAAAACACCTAAATCTTCATTGATGGTTGTATACTATTCTAAGCTTTCAGAAATTTTCTGGATGTCATCCAACCATCTTTATCATGCTTATGCGTGGCTTAAGCTTTTCTCACTTCAGAAAAGCTTTAACAAGAACCTGAATCACAAGGACCTTCAGATGATCGCTTCATCTGCTGTCCTAGCTGCACTTTCAGTACCCCTTTATGATCGCTCTTATGGAGCATCTCATTTGGAGCTTGGAAATGAGAAAGAACGAAATTTTAGAGTAGCAAACCTTATTGCATTTGATGTTGAGTCAAAACCGGAGAACAGAGAAGTG CTTTCCAGGTCGTCACTGCTCTTGGATTTG GTGGCCAAAGGTGTTATGAACTGTGTAACTCAGGAAGTGAAGGATCTTTACCATATTTTGGAACATGAATTTCACCCTTTACACCTTGCACTGCAAGTACAGCCCTTGCTAACAAAAATTTCAAAGGTTGGAGGCAAACTTGCTTCTGCTTCCTCTGTTCCAGAAGTACATCTGTCTCAGTATGTTCCTTCTCTGGAGAAGCTTGCTGCTCTTCGGTTGCTTCAGCGG ATCTCAAAGGTGTATCAGACTATGACCATTGATAATCTATCGAAGATAATTCCATTTTTTGATTTCCCAATGGTGGAGAAGATCTCTGTTGATGCAGTCAAAAATAATTTCTTGTCAATGAAAGTGAATTACAGCAAGGGTGCAATATTCTTTGGTAATAAG AGTCTTGAATCAGAAGGCTTACAAGATCACCTATCCACTCTCGCTGAATCCCTTAGCAAGTCCAGGGTCATGATCTACCCTACTGGGAAGGGAATCCCAAAATTGGGGGAATCACTTTCAGATTTAGTAGAAGTAGTTGAAAAAGAGCACAAACGTCTGCTTGCACGAAAGTCAATAATTGAAAAGCGCAAAGAAGAACAAGAGCGTCAGCTGTTAGAGATG GAACGTGAGGAGGAGGCAAAGAAGCTGAAAATACAGAAAATAACTGAAGAGGCAGAGCAGAAAAGGCTTGCTATAGAATTTGAGCAAATGAAGAATCAAAGAATTCGCCGGGAAATAGAGGAACGTGAGCTTGAGGAAGCCCAAGCATTACTGCAGGAAGCGGAAAAGCgtggaaagaagaaaggaaagaaaCCAGTCTTAGAGGGG GAAAAATTAACCAAGCAGTCTTTGATGGAGCTAGCTGTTAGTGAACAGCTCAGGGAGAAGCAAGAGATGGAGAAAAGGCTACAGAAGCATGGAAAAACAATGGATTATCTGGAGAGAGCAAAAAGGGAAGAGGCTGCCCCGCTTATAGAAGCTACATTTCAGAAACGCCTAGAAGATGAGAAAGTTCACCATGAGCTTGAGCAGCAG CGAGAGGTTGAATTAAGTAGGCAACGCCATGCTGGAGATCTAGAGGAGAAAAGAAGGCTGAGCAGGATCTTGGAGAACAAG AACATTTTCCAAGAACGATTGCTAAATTGTAGGAAAGCTGAACGCGACAGGCTTAGACAGGAAAGAGAAGAGACAATAAGCAACATAATCCAGTCACGTAAAGAGGAAAGAGAAGCTAAGAGAAAATTCATATATTTCCTGAGAACTGAGGAGGAGAGACAGAAAAGATTGCGTGAGGAGGAGGATGCTCGGAAACTTGAAG AGATGGAGAGGCGAAAGAAAGAGGAAGCTGAACGAAAGGCCAAGCTGGATGAAATTGCTGAGAAGCAGAGgcaaagagagagagagctggaagaaaaagaaaggcAGAGAAGGGAAGAGATATTGGGGAGGTCAGCAGTTGCTGTGCTACCTAAGACCGATCTTTCTTCTGCACACCCTGTGGAGACACCACCTACTGCTGTTCCAGCCGCAGCTGCAGCTGCACCTACGCCTGGACCTGCCAAGTTTGTCCCGAGTTTCAGAAGAGCACCTGCTGAGGTTGGCCAAGCCCTGCCTCCAGCCACTGACAAATGGTCCAGTGGCAGCCGGACTGAACCTCCAGCTGGTGACAGATGGCGGGATGATCGTAGGCCTGCTGCTTCTGGTGGCTCAAGGACTTGGCAATCCACTAGGGAGGAAATAAGACGTTGA
- the LOC121794480 gene encoding uncharacterized protein LOC121794480: protein MDAYKWFRRSVSNLNKASLPSVAAASSASKSSENKLQPQEEDKIYGITEKLIELVKSFSIDTFRNFALPDEEESGSDVGKSGNVRMDLSDWQETHAILVLSRVKELAQLRFQLCPRYLKEKQFWRIYFTLVRSLVVEYDLHAVRVAMLKQIRSESETLSNSSACEVEMSDTKLVPPSDSATSVE from the exons ATGGATGCATACAAATGGTTCCGGCGAAGTGTTTCTAATCTGAATAAGGCGTCGTTGCCCTCCGTCGCGGCCGCTTCCAGCGCTAGCAAAAGTTCCGAAAACAAATTACAACCCCAAGAAGAGGATAAAATCTATGGAATCACAGAGAAATTAATCGAATTGGTCAAATCATTCTCTATTGACACCTTCAGGAACTTCGCTCTTCCTG ACGAGGAAGAAAGTGGCTCTGATGTTGGAAAGTCTGGGAATGTACGGATGGATCTTTCTGACTGGCAAGAAACTCATGCTATTCTTGTCCTTTCCAGAGTCAAG GAACTTGCGCAACTACGATTTCAATTATGCCCTCGCTATTTGAAGGAAAAGCAGTTTTGGAGAATATATTTTACTCTTGTTAGGAGTTTGGTGGTGGA ATATGATCTTCATGCTGTAAGAGTAGCCATGCTCAAGCAGATCAGATCGGAAAGCGAGACTTTGTCTAACAGTAGTGCCTGTGAAGTTGAAATGTCTGACACAAAATTGGTACCTCCTTCGGACTCGGCAACTTCAGTGGAATAG
- the LOC121794482 gene encoding cyclin-dependent kinase inhibitor 3-like — MGKCTKKAEMTPDVDASQSYLGIRTHTKALALFQRLSSAQLRSRRLEKSRRSYGCRGEEDAEIGRHEELPNNLDSDVRQSSTAAITRTCSSRMAQNAYVRIAPPAHELEEFFAREDQLVQRRFAEKYNFDIVKDLALRGRYEWVAVRP, encoded by the exons ATGGGAAAATGCACGAAGAAAGCAGAGATGACGCCTGACGTAGATGCCTCACAGTCCTACCTCGGTATTCGCACCCACACCAAAGCCCTAGCCCTCTTTCAGCGCCTTTCATCCGCCCAGCTCCGCTCCCGCCGCCTAGAAAAATCACGACGCAGCTACGGTTGCAGAGGTGAAGAAGACGCCGAAATTGGAAGGCATGAGGAGTTACCAAATAATCTGGATTCTGATGTTCGACAAAG TTCCACCGCGGCCATAACTAGGACATGTTCGAGTCGAATGGCACAAAACGCATATGTTAGGATCGCTCCTCCTGCCCATGAACTGGAGGAGTTTTTCGCCCGCGAGGACCAATTGGTGCAACGCCGTTTTGCCGAAAA GTACAATTTTGATATTGTGAAAGATTTGGCGCTGCGTGGACGCTACGAATGGGTAGCAGTGAGGCCATAA